One Vallitalea pronyensis genomic region harbors:
- a CDS encoding sugar ABC transporter permease: MGIYKWKTMGHMERIKEIILYTGIYMLLLLVAVAILYPVIWIVGSAFNEGSSLASSTAIPRHPTLHNFVRLFEETDYKKWYMNTLMIAVLNMIASVILTGTMGYVFARLKFAGKRFGLLSILILQMFPSFMGLIAIYVLFLNFGLLNQPLALVIIYGAGQIPYNTWLVKGYLKNVPLSLDEAAYIDGANKLQTYIKIILPVMFPILTFVAVTQFMVPWFDFILPSFLITSSDKKTLAVGLYELINGQANNNFTMFAAGSVLVAGPVAILYLFLQKYLVEGLSAGANKG, from the coding sequence ATGGGAATATATAAATGGAAGACAATGGGTCATATGGAACGGATAAAAGAAATAATATTATATACAGGCATATACATGTTATTATTGTTGGTAGCAGTAGCCATCTTGTATCCTGTGATTTGGATTGTCGGGTCTGCTTTTAACGAAGGCTCTTCATTGGCTTCATCAACAGCCATACCAAGGCATCCAACATTACATAATTTTGTTCGGTTATTTGAAGAAACAGACTATAAAAAGTGGTACATGAACACGTTAATGATAGCCGTGCTTAATATGATTGCATCGGTGATACTCACAGGTACCATGGGTTATGTGTTTGCAAGGTTAAAATTTGCAGGTAAAAGGTTTGGACTCTTATCCATTCTTATATTGCAGATGTTTCCTTCTTTTATGGGGCTTATTGCTATATACGTATTATTTTTGAATTTTGGGTTATTAAACCAGCCATTAGCATTGGTGATTATATATGGTGCAGGACAAATCCCTTATAATACTTGGCTGGTTAAGGGATATCTTAAAAACGTACCTCTATCTCTAGACGAAGCTGCTTATATTGATGGTGCCAATAAACTTCAAACCTATATTAAAATTATTCTGCCTGTGATGTTCCCCATCTTGACATTTGTAGCTGTGACACAATTTATGGTGCCTTGGTTTGACTTTATTCTCCCCAGCTTCTTAATTACATCCAGCGATAAGAAAACGCTTGCCGTGGGTTTGTATGAGCTCATTAATGGCCAGGCCAATAACAATTTCACCATGTTTGCCGCTGGCTCTGTTCTTGTAGCAGGTCCTGTTGCAATTTTATACTTATTCTTACAAAAATATCTAGTAGAAGGACTTTCAGCAGGTGCGAATAAAGGTTAA
- a CDS encoding SdpI family protein — protein MTLKFDLKSIVLILFIMSIYIYKYPMINHITNQGVTSEVDLNELLMTIMGLFILLSILPVFDKNKVLIKRINAYNDIVFSVILILATPFLLILIRSTGTHINPQRFFGLIIAVAFIIMSNYLPKLSMNTIAGIRTPWSMTSEAVWKKTHHISGIIGVILGAILFVIHALVANKELLSMTIYVIVGWLVLTVVISYFVCRHTSSK, from the coding sequence GTGACGTTGAAATTTGATTTAAAAAGTATCGTACTCATCTTGTTCATTATGAGTATTTATATCTATAAGTATCCCATGATCAACCACATAACCAATCAAGGAGTTACATCGGAAGTTGATTTAAATGAGCTTCTCATGACCATCATGGGCTTATTTATTCTTCTATCAATCTTACCTGTCTTTGATAAGAATAAAGTGCTCATCAAGCGAATAAATGCCTATAACGATATTGTTTTTTCCGTCATTCTTATACTGGCAACACCATTTTTGCTCATACTTATTCGTAGTACAGGTACCCACATTAACCCACAACGATTTTTCGGTCTCATCATAGCTGTTGCCTTTATCATCATGAGTAATTATTTACCCAAGTTAAGCATGAATACCATTGCAGGTATTCGCACACCATGGTCCATGACAAGTGAAGCTGTTTGGAAGAAAACCCATCACATAAGTGGTATTATTGGTGTTATCCTCGGGGCTATACTTTTTGTCATCCATGCTTTAGTTGCTAACAAAGAACTGCTGTCAATGACCATCTATGTCATTGTTGGCTGGTTAGTATTAACTGTTGTGATATCCTATTTTGTATGTAGGCATACGTCATCAAAGTAA
- a CDS encoding LacI family DNA-binding transcriptional regulator, with protein MNKVTLKDIANEVGVSITTVSNVLNNKNITSYSEKRKQQILKIAEALNYEPNLAAKALATQQPNMMAVLLPHYTYGSLQECPFYFYLISGIKNGAHARGLDIIIRFIKANETVEALVAWARGRCLHGIVSVGEISKCLILGLNKLNMPIALVDNYTAFKLKNIHYINTMDEYGGLIAARHLLEQGYKHLCILTSSITEETVDYYRYRGFKKGVQQAGYEESLIVVSTTNYQEGFDISYEVKSMGIDGAFCTSDSLALGLIDGLRSLGVQVPTDLGVIGFDNMSRSRENWLPLTTINQNVIKKGELAVDTLYNHESWGSQAKVSVNLIKRATT; from the coding sequence ATGAATAAAGTAACACTGAAAGATATAGCAAATGAGGTTGGCGTATCCATAACAACCGTTTCTAACGTTCTGAATAATAAAAATATTACAAGTTATTCCGAAAAAAGAAAGCAACAAATTCTAAAAATTGCAGAAGCACTAAATTATGAACCAAATCTTGCTGCTAAAGCCCTTGCAACACAGCAGCCGAATATGATGGCGGTTCTTTTACCCCATTATACCTATGGCAGCTTACAGGAATGTCCCTTTTATTTCTATCTCATTAGCGGCATTAAAAATGGAGCCCATGCAAGAGGGCTTGATATCATTATCCGGTTTATTAAAGCAAATGAAACAGTAGAAGCACTGGTGGCATGGGCAAGAGGCAGATGTTTACACGGCATTGTCAGTGTAGGTGAAATTAGCAAGTGTCTTATTTTGGGCTTAAATAAGTTAAATATGCCCATAGCCTTGGTTGATAATTATACCGCCTTTAAACTAAAGAATATTCACTATATTAATACCATGGATGAATATGGAGGTCTTATTGCAGCAAGGCATCTATTAGAACAAGGCTATAAACATTTATGTATTCTAACATCCAGCATTACGGAAGAAACCGTTGATTATTATCGCTACAGAGGGTTTAAGAAAGGTGTGCAGCAAGCAGGCTATGAAGAATCCCTTATTGTTGTCAGTACAACCAACTATCAAGAGGGCTTTGATATTAGTTATGAAGTGAAGTCAATGGGCATCGATGGTGCTTTTTGTACCTCGGATAGTCTAGCCTTAGGACTTATTGATGGGCTTAGAAGTCTAGGCGTTCAGGTGCCTACAGACTTGGGTGTTATAGGATTTGACAACATGAGTCGGAGTAGAGAAAATTGGCTGCCTTTGACGACCATTAATCAGAATGTCATCAAAAAAGGGGAGTTAGCAGTGGATACCCTATATAATCATGAGTCATGGGGAAGTCAAGCAAAAGTATCCGTTAATTTGATTAAAAGAGCCACTACATAA
- a CDS encoding Y-family DNA polymerase — translation MERTIFHIDVNSAYLSWSAAYQLQQKISCIDLRTVPSIVGGDESKRHGIVLAKSIPAKKFGIVTGESLFSARGKCSSLVIVPPNYKLFMQCSDYMVAIFKEFFPLVERYSVDECFLDYTTMEHHHGSPVQFAHYLKNRIAKELGFTVNIGISSNKLLAKMASDFQKPDRVHTLYPHEIQKKMWPLPVGNLFMVGRATRRKLHALGIYTIGQLACTDPELLHGHFKSHGYVIHAFANGLDDSTVKPCAPKAKGMGNSTTIAFDVEDARTAKLVLLSLTETVCMRLRDAQMLAGLVSISIKSNEFVALSHQMQLPEATAITHKIYQAACRLFDEAWNKEPIRHLGVRVSALVSNENTQLSLFDFEKHEKLSALDASIDEIRLKYGKTSVIRASFLHSGLRPLNGGMPEENYPIMSSLL, via the coding sequence ATGGAACGTACAATTTTTCATATTGATGTTAATTCGGCTTATCTCAGTTGGTCCGCAGCTTACCAGTTACAACAGAAAATATCGTGTATCGATCTTCGTACCGTACCATCCATTGTTGGTGGTGATGAGTCGAAACGTCACGGTATTGTGTTAGCCAAATCCATCCCTGCTAAAAAATTTGGTATTGTTACAGGAGAATCTCTGTTTAGCGCTAGAGGAAAATGCTCATCTCTTGTGATTGTGCCGCCTAACTACAAATTGTTTATGCAGTGTAGTGACTATATGGTAGCTATTTTTAAAGAGTTTTTTCCATTAGTGGAACGCTATAGTGTGGATGAATGTTTTCTGGATTATACCACCATGGAACATCACCACGGCTCACCTGTACAATTTGCCCATTATCTCAAAAACAGAATTGCCAAAGAGCTAGGTTTCACCGTTAATATTGGTATTTCCAGTAATAAACTTCTTGCCAAGATGGCATCCGATTTCCAAAAACCCGATAGAGTTCACACTCTCTATCCTCATGAAATACAGAAGAAAATGTGGCCTCTGCCTGTTGGGAACTTATTCATGGTTGGTCGTGCTACCAGAAGAAAACTCCATGCACTGGGTATCTATACCATTGGTCAATTGGCTTGCACCGACCCGGAGTTACTTCATGGCCATTTTAAAAGTCATGGCTACGTCATTCATGCTTTTGCTAACGGCTTAGATGATTCTACCGTGAAACCCTGTGCACCAAAGGCTAAAGGCATGGGTAATTCAACCACCATTGCTTTTGATGTAGAAGATGCCCGAACTGCTAAATTGGTCCTTCTCTCATTAACGGAAACCGTTTGTATGCGCCTACGAGATGCTCAAATGCTGGCTGGCTTAGTAAGTATCAGCATAAAATCCAATGAATTTGTTGCTCTTTCTCATCAAATGCAACTGCCAGAAGCCACTGCCATCACCCATAAGATTTACCAAGCCGCCTGTAGATTATTTGATGAAGCTTGGAACAAAGAGCCTATACGTCACCTTGGTGTTCGGGTATCTGCTCTTGTTTCCAATGAAAACACGCAACTGAGTTTATTTGATTTTGAAAAACATGAGAAACTGTCTGCACTAGATGCATCCATTGATGAAATACGCCTCAAATATGGCAAGACTTCTGTGATTAGGGCGTCCTTTTTACACAGTGGGCTTAGACCTCTTAATGGCGGTATGCCTGAAGAGAATTACCCCATTATGTCGAGTCTTTTATAA
- a CDS encoding PhoH family protein, with product MVKNYIIDTNVMIHDPEFMHHFPNSHIIIPLLCIEELDNLKKREGLVGFHARRVAKEIKELMELGDIETGITLPNASVLRVELNHMDTNELPNGFDVHKNDSRILAVVLSLKKVYKDMRVILVTKDLYMAIKGRSLGIEVEDYQSDRIDIDTIYKGYTEIHLLSKDIDQIYEGGLEVPEMTEPIYPNEFFHIKSKDQVTHEILARYDGQKLVPLKYVHDSAWGLTPINREQKMAFELLMNPEIHFVTIIGGAGSGKTILATATALQNVIETNKYRKIVFVRPVVAAGNDIGFLPGTEREKLKPWMGSFYDAIENLSDIKESGKNHGGKPTFTVEDFIEQFRQRGVIETKTFTYMRGRTFTNALIIVDEAQEMTPHLAKLMLTRAGEHSKFVFIGDPSDNQIDNNYVDSKSNGLVYTVEKMKDFTITGHVALKRVERSPLAKVAEKNM from the coding sequence ATGGTTAAAAACTATATTATTGATACCAATGTTATGATTCATGATCCAGAATTCATGCATCACTTTCCAAATAGTCATATTATAATACCGTTGCTTTGTATAGAGGAACTTGACAATCTTAAAAAAAGAGAAGGTTTAGTTGGATTTCATGCTAGACGTGTAGCCAAAGAGATTAAAGAATTGATGGAACTAGGTGATATTGAAACAGGTATTACGCTGCCGAATGCAAGCGTCTTAAGAGTAGAACTTAATCATATGGATACCAATGAGCTGCCGAATGGCTTTGATGTGCATAAAAATGACTCGAGGATACTGGCGGTTGTACTTAGTCTCAAGAAAGTGTACAAGGATATGCGTGTTATACTGGTAACAAAAGATTTGTACATGGCTATAAAAGGTAGGTCACTAGGTATTGAGGTAGAAGACTACCAGAGTGACCGCATTGATATCGATACCATTTACAAAGGATATACAGAGATTCATCTTTTGTCAAAAGACATTGACCAAATCTATGAAGGTGGACTGGAAGTACCTGAGATGACAGAACCTATCTACCCTAATGAGTTTTTCCACATCAAAAGCAAAGACCAAGTGACCCATGAAATTCTAGCAAGATACGATGGCCAGAAGCTTGTGCCCTTAAAATATGTACATGATAGTGCATGGGGTCTAACACCTATCAATCGCGAGCAGAAGATGGCTTTTGAATTATTAATGAACCCAGAGATCCATTTTGTTACCATTATAGGTGGTGCAGGTTCCGGTAAAACCATACTGGCAACGGCTACAGCCTTGCAGAATGTTATCGAGACCAATAAATACCGTAAGATTGTTTTTGTAAGACCAGTGGTAGCCGCAGGCAACGATATTGGTTTTTTACCTGGTACAGAACGTGAAAAATTAAAACCATGGATGGGCAGCTTCTATGATGCCATAGAAAACTTATCGGACATCAAAGAGTCAGGGAAAAACCATGGCGGAAAACCTACTTTTACCGTAGAAGATTTTATCGAACAGTTTCGTCAAAGGGGCGTTATCGAGACCAAGACGTTTACGTACATGCGTGGAAGAACCTTTACCAATGCACTTATTATTGTTGATGAAGCTCAGGAAATGACACCTCATCTTGCTAAGTTAATGCTGACAAGAGCAGGTGAACATTCTAAATTTGTATTTATAGGTGATCCCAGCGATAATCAAATTGATAACAACTATGTGGACTCCAAGTCCAATGGGCTTGTGTATACCGTCGAGAAGATGAAAGATTTTACCATTACCGGACATGTGGCATTGAAGCGAGTAGAACGTAGTCCACTGGCAAAAGTTGCTGAGAAAAATATGTAA
- a CDS encoding shikimate kinase, translating into MKNIVLIGMPGAGKSTIGVVLAKTLGMDFIDSDLIIQHRENRLLQDLIDEVGMDKFLDIERKSIKSIQNEGAVIATGGSVVFREDAMAHLKQNGIMVYLHVPYEEIKRRVQNITTRGIAKKKGYSLRDVFEERSPLYEKYHDVKVNWQEQSVEEIIDAIIHAIPQIKLKK; encoded by the coding sequence ATGAAAAATATTGTACTAATTGGCATGCCAGGAGCAGGAAAGAGTACCATTGGTGTTGTTCTTGCCAAAACCTTAGGTATGGATTTCATAGATTCGGATCTCATCATTCAACATCGTGAGAATCGTTTGTTGCAAGATCTCATTGATGAAGTAGGCATGGATAAATTTCTTGATATCGAAAGAAAGAGTATTAAAAGCATACAGAATGAAGGAGCGGTTATTGCTACTGGTGGCAGCGTGGTGTTTCGAGAAGATGCCATGGCACATTTAAAACAAAATGGAATCATGGTGTATCTTCATGTACCCTATGAAGAAATTAAGCGCAGGGTACAGAATATAACAACCAGAGGCATTGCTAAAAAGAAAGGGTATTCATTAAGGGATGTTTTTGAAGAACGCTCACCCTTATATGAGAAGTATCATGATGTAAAAGTTAATTGGCAGGAGCAAAGCGTTGAAGAGATTATCGATGCCATTATACATGCCATTCCTCAAATAAAGTTGAAGAAATGA
- a CDS encoding PadR family transcriptional regulator has product MDRIKKQLKKGTLEIIILSLINRKEMYGYEIIQKLEQASDGFYTLKEGSLYPVLYRLEDSGLIESYTYQQEGKRRVARKYYRITEAGANQIQSYISGWKEFVHVTNKILRIGEE; this is encoded by the coding sequence GTGGACCGCATAAAAAAACAATTAAAAAAAGGTACCTTAGAGATTATTATTCTAAGCCTTATTAATAGAAAAGAGATGTATGGTTATGAAATTATTCAAAAGCTAGAACAAGCAAGCGATGGCTTTTATACCTTAAAGGAAGGTTCGCTATATCCGGTTCTCTATCGATTAGAGGATAGTGGACTGATTGAGAGTTATACGTATCAGCAAGAAGGTAAACGAAGAGTCGCAAGAAAATATTATCGTATTACAGAAGCAGGAGCTAACCAGATACAGAGTTATATAAGTGGCTGGAAAGAATTTGTTCATGTGACCAATAAAATTTTGAGAATAGGGGAGGAATAG
- a CDS encoding ABC transporter permease subunit, with product MELLYYKKNATRRQKIIGYEMSRAGWLSVFVMGLGQFRNRQKGKGFLFLSIQLTYIMVEILTSSLVQGSLQGQPRAWGYGFFMRGIWGFITLGETTGGRFRDNSPVLMIEGLIAILLLSFLVFIWIYNVKDANNTALMYNLTGQRQSSKAYFKEIGESSFAYVVSTPSLILLLFVAIMPIFFAFFIAFTNYDAYHSPPADLIDWVGFANFGKIVNLPGWRTTFVGVASWTIIWATLATFTTFFGGLFLAVLVNNHRIVCKKIWRTIFILPWAIPGMVSLLVFKNFFNQTYGPLNQMLGLNIPWLNDPMLAKVTLIAINFWLGVPYFMMLMTGILTSFDKTIYDAAKVDGANRQQMFWKVTFPILLSQVMPLLIMSFAANFNNFGAVFFLTNGSPRNVAYEYAGHTDILITWIYKMTKDFQMYNMASIMSILIFLIIGGISTWNFMRTDAFKEE from the coding sequence ATGGAACTTTTATATTATAAAAAGAATGCTACACGACGGCAAAAAATCATAGGGTATGAAATGAGTAGAGCCGGTTGGTTATCCGTTTTTGTCATGGGGCTTGGTCAGTTTAGAAACAGACAAAAGGGAAAAGGCTTTCTCTTTCTCAGCATTCAACTGACGTATATCATGGTTGAGATTCTAACCAGCAGCTTGGTGCAAGGCAGCCTGCAAGGTCAGCCTAGAGCATGGGGATATGGATTTTTTATGAGGGGGATTTGGGGTTTTATAACCCTTGGAGAAACAACAGGTGGTCGTTTTAGAGATAATTCGCCAGTACTTATGATTGAAGGACTCATAGCTATTTTGTTACTGAGCTTTTTGGTGTTTATTTGGATCTATAATGTGAAAGACGCTAATAACACCGCATTGATGTATAACTTGACAGGTCAGCGACAATCTTCAAAAGCGTATTTTAAAGAAATCGGTGAGTCAAGCTTTGCTTATGTGGTAAGTACCCCGTCACTCATACTCTTACTATTTGTAGCGATTATGCCTATTTTCTTTGCTTTTTTCATAGCGTTTACCAATTATGATGCTTATCATAGTCCACCAGCTGATTTAATCGATTGGGTGGGATTCGCTAATTTTGGGAAAATAGTGAATCTTCCAGGTTGGCGAACAACCTTTGTTGGGGTTGCATCGTGGACCATTATTTGGGCTACCTTGGCCACTTTTACTACTTTTTTTGGAGGTCTTTTTCTAGCGGTCTTGGTCAATAATCATCGCATTGTGTGTAAGAAAATCTGGCGAACCATCTTTATTTTACCTTGGGCAATACCCGGTATGGTATCCTTATTAGTTTTTAAGAACTTCTTTAACCAGACTTATGGGCCTCTTAATCAAATGCTAGGGCTTAATATACCATGGTTGAATGATCCCATGTTAGCAAAGGTTACCCTAATCGCCATTAATTTTTGGCTGGGTGTGCCTTACTTTATGATGTTAATGACAGGCATATTAACCAGTTTTGATAAAACCATTTACGATGCAGCAAAAGTGGATGGTGCTAATCGTCAACAGATGTTCTGGAAGGTCACCTTCCCCATACTCTTGTCTCAAGTCATGCCTTTACTGATTATGTCTTTTGCTGCCAACTTTAATAACTTTGGTGCGGTATTCTTTTTAACCAATGGCAGTCCAAGAAATGTTGCTTATGAATATGCTGGCCACACGGATATTCTTATTACGTGGATTTATAAAATGACGAAAGACTTCCAGATGTACAACATGGCATCCATAATGTCCATCCTCATCTTTTTAATCATAGGTGGTATTTCGACTTGGAACTTTATGAGAACCGATGCATTTAAGGAGGAATAA
- a CDS encoding sugar ABC transporter substrate-binding protein, with protein MKKILIIIIVFMMTVSITGCKKTAVTAKFTEDLKWDEEKGHYVNEEKATLSIWIDNEDYGDKLVELWHEIYPEVELTYEKTDINENVTKLKLDGPAGLGADVFYMPHNAVVDAREAGILFQLPERDQEQFMAIMQESSYKVTMYEGHMYAVPDSVENIALAYNKQVLAALPALPTVLSTDAANLLEQIEKEEIYLEELFAGVADWGNTYKGTGVLIPYLEDRFYTAEVEGEAGSEDKHTILAWQLYDSYHNYPLLTRDGYRIFGEDNNDPARFDMISKEVASSIKAVTGDWYGNKEESKLFPGLATIQDMVWDQGPSRFQKGQVAITITGPWVMSDIKSNWKTWEEEGRFGITKDTDISDIYGVKILPKFSNDQNPITFSGVRVTGLNIYTDYPNASMNLLRFLASEEVMKASYEILGRIPAVKNSDHIPGLNADAISQGFLSQAAYSHPMPVIQEGNYMWDPLRDIWTNIFDEAMSIEEAQKKAQDDYERILQDSGKQIKE; from the coding sequence ATGAAAAAAATCTTAATCATTATCATCGTGTTCATGATGACTGTATCCATAACAGGCTGTAAAAAGACTGCTGTGACAGCTAAATTCACAGAAGATTTAAAGTGGGATGAAGAAAAAGGGCATTATGTCAATGAAGAAAAAGCAACACTTTCCATATGGATTGATAATGAGGATTATGGCGATAAACTTGTTGAGCTTTGGCATGAAATATACCCAGAGGTTGAGCTAACGTATGAAAAAACAGATATCAATGAAAATGTAACCAAGCTGAAATTAGACGGACCAGCAGGTCTTGGTGCGGATGTTTTCTATATGCCTCATAATGCAGTGGTTGATGCAAGAGAAGCAGGTATACTCTTTCAATTACCAGAAAGAGACCAAGAGCAATTCATGGCGATCATGCAAGAATCGTCTTACAAAGTAACCATGTATGAAGGGCATATGTACGCTGTACCCGATTCCGTTGAAAATATCGCTTTAGCCTATAACAAACAAGTATTAGCAGCCTTGCCAGCACTACCAACGGTCCTTAGTACAGATGCAGCTAATCTGCTTGAGCAAATTGAAAAGGAAGAGATTTACTTAGAAGAGCTGTTTGCTGGGGTAGCTGATTGGGGCAATACCTATAAGGGAACAGGCGTACTGATTCCTTACTTAGAAGACCGCTTTTATACGGCTGAAGTAGAAGGTGAAGCAGGGTCTGAAGATAAGCACACCATATTAGCATGGCAGTTATACGACTCTTACCACAATTACCCCTTGTTAACACGGGATGGGTATCGGATTTTTGGTGAGGATAATAATGACCCAGCACGATTTGATATGATATCCAAGGAAGTTGCGTCTTCCATTAAAGCCGTTACAGGGGATTGGTATGGCAACAAAGAAGAATCCAAGCTGTTCCCAGGACTTGCAACCATTCAAGACATGGTATGGGATCAAGGGCCTTCTCGTTTTCAAAAAGGTCAGGTGGCCATCACCATTACAGGACCTTGGGTCATGTCAGATATTAAATCAAATTGGAAAACATGGGAAGAAGAAGGCCGTTTTGGTATAACAAAAGACACGGATATATCGGATATCTACGGTGTTAAAATCCTTCCTAAATTTAGTAACGATCAAAACCCCATCACCTTTTCAGGCGTAAGAGTAACAGGTCTCAATATCTATACGGATTATCCCAATGCATCCATGAACCTCCTTCGGTTTCTTGCAAGTGAAGAAGTCATGAAAGCATCTTATGAAATTCTAGGTAGAATCCCAGCTGTAAAAAATTCTGATCATATACCTGGGCTTAATGCAGATGCTATTTCTCAAGGCTTCTTATCACAAGCGGCTTATTCCCATCCTATGCCTGTCATTCAAGAAGGTAATTATATGTGGGACCCTCTCAGGGATATATGGACCAATATTTTTGATGAAGCCATGTCCATTGAAGAAGCACAAAAAAAAGCACAAGACGATTATGAACGTATTTTACAAGATTCAGGCAAACAAATTAAAGAGTAA